The proteins below come from a single Euleptes europaea isolate rEulEur1 chromosome 5, rEulEur1.hap1, whole genome shotgun sequence genomic window:
- the BMPR1A gene encoding bone morphogenetic protein receptor type-1A, with the protein MLLGTGMKTNPNQNKQEDGVTLAPEDTLPFLECYCSGHCPEDAVNNTCKTNGHCFAIIEEDENGETMLASGCMKYEGADFQCKDSRKAQLRRTIECCRTDLCNRDLQPTLPPPSPDGLFDGGIRWIAVLISMAICIIVMIILFSCFCYRHYCKWVAKRRCYNRDLEQDEAFIPVGESLKDLIDQSQSSGSGSGLPLLVQRTIAKQIQMVRQVGKGRYGEVWMGKWRGEKVAVKVFFTTEEASWFRETEIYQTVLMRHENILGFIAADIKGTGSWTQLYLITDYHENGSLYDFLKCTTLDNRALLRLAYSAACGLCHLHTEIYGTQGKPAIAHRDLKSKNILIKRNGTCCIADLGLAVKFNSDTNEVDVPLNTRVGTKRYMAPEVLDESLNKNHFQPYIMADIYSFGLIIWEMARRCVTGGIVEEYQLPYYDMVPNDPSYEDMREVVCVKRLRPVVSNRWNGDECLRAILKLMCECWAHNPASRLTALRIKKTLGKMVESQDVKI; encoded by the exons ATGCTGCTTGGGACAGGCATGAAGACGAATCCCAATCAGAACAAGCAGGAAGATGGAGTAACCCTGGCTCCGGAGGACACGTTGCCTTTTTTGGAGTGCTACTGCTCAGGGCACTGTCCAGAAGACGCAGTTAATAACACTTGCAA AACTAATGGACATTGCTTTGCCATCATTGAAGAagatgaaaatggagaaactatGCTTGCTTCAGGCTGCATGAAGTATGAAGGTGCAGACTTCCAGTGCAAG GATTCTCGGAAAGCGCAGCTACGGCGGACAATTGAATGCTGTCGGACAGATCTCTGCAATCGAGATTTGCAACCCACATTACCTCCGCCTAGTCCAG atGGTCTTTTTGACGGCGGCATTCGCTGGATAGCTGTTCTAATTTCTATGGCAATCTGCATAATAGTTATGATCATCTTGTTTAGCTGTTTCTGCTACAG GCATTATTGTAAGTGGGTTGCAAAAAGACGGTGTTATAATCGTGATCTGGAGCAAGATGAAGCCTTTATTCCCGTTGGGGAGTCCCTAAAGGATCTTATTGACCAGTCACAGAGCTCAGGCAGTGGTTCAGGTCTTCCTTTATTG GTCCAGCGCACTATTGCCAAACAAATTCAGATGGTGCGACAAGTTGGGAAAGGGCGATACGGAGAAGTCTGGATGGGGAAATGGCGGGGTGAGAAAGTGGCAGTTAAAGTCTTTTTCACCACTGAGGAAGCCAGCTGGTTTCGAGAAACCGAGATTTACCAGACAGTTCTCATGCGCCATGAAAATATACTTG GTTTTATAGCGGCAGATATTAAAGGCACAGGATCCTGGACCCAGCTGTACTTGATTACAGATTATCACGAAAATGGGTCTTTGTATGATTTCCTGAAGTGTACCACTCTTGACAACAGAGCTTTGCTCAGACTAGCGTACTCTGCTGCGTGTGGTCTGTGCCATTTGCACACAGAGATATACGGAACGCAAGGCAAGCCCGCAATCGCGCACAGAGATCTGAAGAGTAAAAACATCTTGATAAAGAGAAATGGGACTTGCTGCATTGCTGATTTGGGCCTGGCTGTCAAATTTAACAG tGATACAAATGAAGTGGACGTCCCTTTAAATACGAGAGTGGGAACAAAACGTTACATGGCACCAGAAGTCCTTGATGAGAGTCTCAATAAAAATCATTTCCAGCCGTACATCATGGCTGACATCTATAGCTTTGGCTTGATAATCTGGGAAATGGCCCGGCGTTGTGTCACAGGAG GTATTGTTGAAGAGTACCAATTACCATATTATGATATGGTGCCAAACGATCCTTCATATGAGGATATGAGAGAGGTGGTGTGCGTTAAGCGTCTGCGCCCAGTGGTATCTAATCGATGGAATGGTGATGAG TGTTTAAGAGCAATATTGAAGTTAATGTGCGAATGCTGGGCCCACAATCCCGCCTCGAGACTTACAGCTTTGAGGATTAAGAAGACACTGGGCAAGATGGTAGAATCGCAAGATGTCAAGATTTGA